In a single window of the Salirhabdus salicampi genome:
- the hslO gene encoding Hsp33 family molecular chaperone HslO, translating into MSDYLIKATAFNHTVRAYAITSTETVNEACKRQDTWATASAALGRTITVAAMMGAMVKGEDKITVKVEGNGPIGAIIADSNAKGEVRGYVKNPHVDFDLNEKGKLDVRRAVGTEGTISVVKDLGMRDHFTGQVPIVSGEISEDFTYYFVNSEQVPSAVGAGVLVNPDLSILAAGGFIIQMMPGATEETISRLEKHIANIPPISTLIREGHSPEVILEKLLAGGDMNILEKMPIEFKCRCSRERISNAITGLGNEEIQSMIDEDKGAEATCHFCNEIYQFSAEELEQLKS; encoded by the coding sequence ATGAGTGACTATTTAATTAAAGCAACCGCTTTTAATCATACGGTACGTGCATACGCGATTACATCAACAGAGACTGTAAATGAAGCGTGTAAAAGACAAGATACATGGGCAACTGCTTCTGCAGCATTAGGAAGAACGATTACAGTAGCTGCCATGATGGGGGCAATGGTAAAAGGTGAAGATAAAATTACGGTTAAAGTGGAAGGAAATGGACCCATTGGGGCTATTATAGCGGATAGTAACGCTAAAGGAGAAGTCCGTGGCTATGTAAAAAATCCACATGTTGATTTTGACCTAAATGAAAAAGGGAAATTAGATGTTCGTCGTGCTGTAGGAACGGAAGGTACAATTAGTGTTGTAAAGGACCTGGGAATGCGTGATCATTTCACAGGACAAGTACCGATTGTATCAGGAGAAATCAGTGAAGACTTTACGTATTACTTTGTAAATTCCGAGCAGGTTCCATCAGCCGTTGGTGCTGGAGTACTTGTAAACCCTGATTTATCCATTTTGGCAGCAGGTGGATTTATCATACAAATGATGCCAGGGGCAACTGAGGAAACAATTTCTCGATTAGAAAAGCATATTGCAAATATCCCTCCTATCTCTACGTTAATCAGAGAAGGTCATAGTCCGGAAGTAATATTAGAAAAACTTCTAGCTGGCGGAGATATGAACATATTAGAAAAGATGCCAATTGAATTTAAATGTCGTTGCTCAAGAGAAAGAATATCCAATGCTATTACGGGACTCGGTAATGAAGAAATTCAAAGTATGATTGATGAAGACAAAGGAGCAGAAGCTACATGTCATTTCTGTAATGAAATATATCAGTTTTCTGCTGAGGAATTAGAACAATTAAAAAGTTAG
- a CDS encoding peptidylprolyl isomerase, translating into MSKRLLLGMVLVLLITNIATVTFIIKGNSNQDVSEEEHPAIVGTEPITAAKLNTVLHDQYGQKVLEDLINEIVVMELAEQNNLSLNEKWVQREVSVIETASTLLNSTERIEQRNIWDDKVRYQHYLEDLLTRDVVVSDREIEQYYNENRGRLTFPRTYQLSHIEVKDYATANEVITDLEEGASFPSLAAEYSIDDNTNDQGGYLGYLADGNLYLPEQYYDIASSLESDTYSEPFQTGNRYAILYLHTTLPEISFSLNEVRGEIRRRIAKNKMGNNPMSPRVLWDEVGVEWNYND; encoded by the coding sequence TTGTCGAAACGCTTGCTATTAGGTATGGTACTCGTTTTACTTATTACCAATATCGCAACTGTAACATTTATTATAAAAGGGAATAGTAATCAAGATGTAAGTGAAGAGGAACATCCGGCAATTGTCGGCACCGAACCGATTACTGCTGCAAAGTTAAACACAGTTTTACACGATCAGTATGGGCAAAAAGTTTTAGAAGACTTAATCAATGAGATAGTTGTGATGGAACTTGCTGAGCAAAATAATTTATCCCTTAACGAAAAATGGGTACAACGAGAAGTATCTGTCATTGAAACGGCTTCCACTCTTCTAAACAGTACGGAGCGTATAGAGCAACGCAACATATGGGACGACAAGGTGCGTTATCAACATTATTTGGAAGATTTATTAACAAGAGACGTTGTTGTGTCAGATCGAGAAATCGAGCAATATTACAACGAAAATCGTGGCAGACTTACCTTCCCAAGGACGTATCAATTATCACATATAGAAGTAAAAGATTATGCTACAGCAAATGAAGTTATAACGGACTTAGAAGAAGGTGCATCTTTTCCATCACTAGCCGCAGAATATTCTATTGATGACAATACGAATGATCAAGGTGGATACCTAGGTTACTTGGCTGACGGAAACTTGTACTTACCGGAACAGTATTATGATATAGCAAGTTCTTTAGAAAGTGATACATACAGTGAACCATTTCAAACTGGGAACAGGTACGCTATCTTATACTTGCATACCACTCTGCCGGAAATTAGCTTTTCGTTAAACGAGGTTAGAGGAGAGATTCGTCGGCGGATTGCCAAAAACAAGATGGGAAACAACCCTATGTCACCCAGAGTGCTTTGGGATGAAGTTGGTGTTGAATGGAACTATAACGATTAA
- the cysK gene encoding cysteine synthase A codes for MKVFENIAEVIGNTPIVKLKKVDDNSADVYVKLEYMNPGSSVKDRIAYSMITDAEENGLLKQGDTIIEPTSGNTGIGLAMVAAAKGYKAVLVMPDTMSQERRNLLRAYGAELVLTPGSEGMKGAIRKAEELQKENGYFMPQQFDNEANPKIHEQTTGKEIVAQMGEQLDAFVSGIGTGGTITGAGKVLKENYDNIKIYAVEPEASPILSGGDPGPHKIQGIGAGFVPSILNTEIYDEVITVSNDEAFESARETAKNEGILGGISSGAAIHAARQVAANLGKGKKVLAILPSNGERYLSTPLYNFDD; via the coding sequence ATGAAAGTATTTGAGAACATTGCAGAAGTTATCGGAAATACACCAATTGTAAAATTGAAGAAAGTTGATGACAACAGTGCTGATGTTTATGTGAAGCTTGAATACATGAATCCGGGCAGTTCTGTAAAAGACCGTATCGCTTATTCAATGATTACAGACGCTGAAGAAAATGGATTATTAAAGCAAGGTGATACGATTATTGAACCTACGAGTGGGAACACAGGAATTGGTTTAGCAATGGTTGCTGCCGCAAAAGGTTATAAAGCGGTTCTAGTCATGCCTGACACAATGAGTCAAGAGCGTCGGAATTTGCTACGTGCGTACGGTGCGGAACTAGTGTTAACCCCAGGTAGTGAAGGTATGAAAGGTGCAATCCGAAAAGCAGAAGAACTTCAAAAAGAAAACGGCTATTTTATGCCTCAACAATTCGACAATGAAGCCAATCCAAAAATACATGAACAAACAACAGGAAAAGAGATAGTTGCCCAAATGGGGGAACAACTTGACGCTTTTGTTTCTGGGATTGGAACAGGTGGTACAATCACAGGAGCTGGAAAAGTGTTGAAAGAAAACTACGACAACATAAAGATTTATGCCGTAGAACCAGAGGCTTCTCCTATCTTATCCGGAGGAGATCCAGGTCCACACAAAATTCAGGGAATCGGTGCAGGATTTGTTCCTTCAATTTTAAATACTGAAATATATGATGAAGTAATTACAGTATCAAATGATGAAGCTTTTGAATCTGCAAGAGAAACGGCAAAAAACGAAGGAATCCTGGGAGGTATTTCCTCCGGCGCTGCAATTCACGCAGCGAGACAAGTCGCGGCTAACTTAGGTAAAGGGAAAAAAGTACTCGCAATTCTCCCGAGTAATGGGGAACGTTACTTATCAACACCACTTTACAATTTTGATGACTAA
- the folP gene encoding dihydropteroate synthase — protein MLLHTDKKKYDLLKETLVMGILNITPDSFSDGGKFLREGNAVKQAESMVQNGAHIIDIGGESTRPGHKPVSAEEETERIVPVFQALSNKVQVPLSVDTYKAKTAEAALKHGADIINDVWGAKKDPDIADVAANHNAPIVLMHNRENKHYDDLMEDMKRDLYESINIAKKAGVPDHNIILDPGIGFAKTMKQNLLVIRRLHELQIMGYPILLGTSRKSFIGHVLNAGVDERVEGTGATVCIGIEKGAHIVRVHDVKSMARIAKMTDAMIGKGE, from the coding sequence ATGTTGCTACATACGGACAAGAAAAAATACGACCTTTTGAAAGAAACACTTGTAATGGGGATATTAAATATTACCCCGGATTCATTTTCAGATGGAGGAAAGTTTTTGCGGGAAGGGAATGCGGTAAAACAAGCAGAGTCAATGGTTCAAAATGGTGCACATATCATTGACATCGGTGGAGAATCAACGAGGCCAGGACACAAACCGGTTTCTGCTGAGGAAGAAACGGAGAGAATTGTTCCGGTTTTTCAAGCCTTATCAAATAAGGTCCAAGTCCCTCTTTCCGTTGATACATATAAAGCCAAAACGGCGGAGGCGGCGCTGAAGCACGGTGCGGATATAATTAACGATGTATGGGGAGCGAAAAAGGATCCCGATATCGCCGATGTTGCTGCTAATCATAATGCTCCAATTGTATTAATGCACAACCGTGAAAACAAACATTACGATGATCTTATGGAAGATATGAAAAGGGATTTGTATGAAAGTATCAACATTGCGAAAAAAGCAGGAGTACCTGATCATAATATTATACTCGACCCAGGGATAGGATTTGCCAAGACAATGAAGCAGAACTTACTTGTTATACGACGTTTACATGAACTGCAAATAATGGGGTATCCAATTTTGTTAGGTACATCAAGAAAATCGTTTATCGGTCATGTATTAAATGCGGGTGTGGATGAACGTGTTGAAGGTACAGGTGCAACTGTATGTATTGGAATTGAAAAGGGTGCACATATTGTACGGGTTCACGATGTGAAGTCAATGGCCCGAATAGCAAAAATGACAGATGCCATGATTGGCAAAGGGGAATAA
- the folB gene encoding dihydroneopterin aldolase, whose amino-acid sequence MDKIFLSGMEFFGFHGVFPEENKLGQKFFVDLILELPLKDAGLHDNIENSVDYGEAYMVTRSIVEGKPRKLLEAVAEDVCDKLLTEFKRLKAVTVKISKPGAPIKGYFDTVGIEIRRERS is encoded by the coding sequence ATGGATAAAATATTTTTAAGTGGAATGGAGTTTTTCGGTTTTCACGGTGTATTTCCAGAGGAAAACAAATTAGGGCAGAAGTTTTTCGTTGACTTAATTTTAGAACTCCCATTAAAGGATGCAGGGTTACATGATAATATAGAAAACAGTGTAGATTATGGGGAAGCTTATATGGTAACCCGTAGTATTGTAGAAGGGAAACCGAGAAAGCTTCTTGAGGCAGTTGCTGAGGATGTATGTGATAAACTGCTAACCGAATTTAAACGATTGAAAGCTGTAACCGTAAAAATATCAAAGCCGGGAGCACCAATAAAAGGTTATTTTGATACAGTTGGAATTGAAATACGTAGGGAGCGTTCATAA
- the folK gene encoding 2-amino-4-hydroxy-6-hydroxymethyldihydropteridine diphosphokinase, giving the protein MMNEAIIGLGSNINPKQNYLQKAVHLLNHAQGVRVEKMSSVYETEPVGYTEQDAFLNMVVKVKTHLTPDELLTVCQQVEMKLGRKREIKWGPRTIDLDILLYNQENIVTEHLQIPHPRMWERAFVLIPLIELADDLVINGRRLSLYIKDLSEEERKGVSIWGQISGEEEFGHIES; this is encoded by the coding sequence ATAATGAATGAAGCTATAATAGGATTAGGGTCTAATATTAACCCTAAACAAAACTATTTACAAAAAGCTGTTCACCTTTTAAATCATGCGCAGGGTGTTAGGGTAGAGAAGATGTCCTCTGTTTATGAAACAGAACCGGTAGGCTACACAGAACAGGATGCCTTTTTAAATATGGTGGTTAAGGTTAAAACTCATCTCACGCCTGATGAATTGCTTACCGTTTGCCAACAAGTTGAAATGAAGTTAGGCCGAAAACGGGAAATAAAATGGGGGCCAAGAACAATAGACCTTGACATTTTACTGTATAATCAAGAGAATATTGTTACAGAGCATCTGCAAATTCCCCACCCTCGTATGTGGGAGCGAGCGTTTGTTCTTATACCGCTCATTGAACTAGCGGACGATCTTGTCATCAATGGTAGGCGACTATCGTTATATATAAAGGATTTAAGTGAGGAAGAACGAAAAGGAGTATCAATATGGGGACAGATAAGTGGGGAAGAAGAATTCGGGCATATCGAAAGTTAA
- a CDS encoding helix-turn-helix domain-containing protein gives MGTDKWGRRIRAYRKLKGFTQVGFANALGYSTSIIGEVERGSRQPDEKLLRKVSEVLDIPLEELAPEDNN, from the coding sequence ATGGGGACAGATAAGTGGGGAAGAAGAATTCGGGCATATCGAAAGTTAAAGGGATTCACACAAGTTGGATTTGCCAATGCACTTGGATATTCAACCTCTATTATCGGAGAAGTAGAACGAGGATCTAGACAACCTGATGAAAAACTTCTTCGTAAAGTGTCTGAAGTACTTGATATTCCTTTGGAGGAACTAGCACCAGAAGACAATAATTAA